A stretch of the Sorangium aterium genome encodes the following:
- a CDS encoding sensor histidine kinase, with protein MRVTVSPEEMEIEAPSGRDEEIGCVASPYQGGCREPHPAPGELVERAALRMARAADLDELSGLLLDQAMELGARAAYLLLTSEDTGELGLHSDRHLPAEFRRCLARVARGAPLLDAWAASSGRIQVMSDVRSLDRGPSMTRDLCARTDAQSAVSMPLCVRDRCLGVLSFCLPCPHPHAGVELGARAALFAIGLDSALAREGRARAEAQGEAVRRSMAQELRRTSHLEGALREREQRFRAIFDEALQFIGLLSPEGIVLENNRTALEFCRATEAETIGRPFWELTGWSPEHRERVRAAVAEAAAGRLVRDEIEAIDASGRRCIDFSIKPITDDRGRVVMLIPEGRDITERKQIEQALRESEERFRLTFENAPIGMAIVGLDGGFLLVNHVYCEIVGYGADELSKHRFQDITHPDDVDTDVGLVERLRRGEIPRYQLAKRYIHKNGTIIHVVLHTSVVRDQKGEPVHYIAQVEDVTARKQAEEERERLLAQLDAERRTLQTVFDSAPIPLLLIDRSGAERLLANPHGRDLTGGAEDRAQCVGRVRRPDGAALELDELPSSRAMRGETIPGEELLVARSDGSVGTFLIAAAPLRDSAGKIVGAIVAGEDISALKELSRMREEWTSIIAHDLRQPITTIVLKASLLAAEPQCSDRARHILASAMQLNRMIDDLLDVSRLESHRLDLRRVEVDLPALIRATVERTADATRGHRVDVEVLDGGPPLWADPGRLEQVLTNLLSNAAKYGAPGTPIRIAVERRSGEVFVAVENEGKGIAPDELPRLFTRYYRTREAKAGGAAGLGIGLYIVRGLVEAHGGRIWAESAPGKTTFQFTLPCPG; from the coding sequence GTGAGGGTCACGGTGTCGCCAGAAGAGATGGAGATCGAGGCGCCGAGCGGCCGCGACGAGGAGATCGGCTGCGTGGCCTCCCCCTACCAGGGCGGGTGCCGCGAGCCCCACCCTGCGCCGGGCGAGCTCGTGGAGCGCGCTGCGCTCCGCATGGCGCGCGCGGCCGATCTCGACGAGCTTTCGGGGCTCCTGCTCGACCAGGCGATGGAGCTCGGCGCGCGCGCCGCCTACCTGCTCCTGACCTCCGAGGACACCGGCGAGCTCGGGCTCCATTCCGATCGCCACCTGCCCGCCGAGTTCCGTCGATGCCTCGCGCGGGTTGCGCGGGGCGCGCCGCTGCTCGATGCATGGGCGGCGAGCTCGGGTCGGATTCAGGTGATGAGCGATGTGCGCTCGCTCGATCGGGGGCCATCCATGACGCGTGATCTCTGCGCGCGGACCGACGCGCAGAGCGCTGTCTCGATGCCCCTCTGCGTCCGCGATCGCTGCCTTGGCGTCCTCTCGTTTTGCCTGCCCTGCCCTCATCCCCACGCCGGCGTCGAGCTCGGCGCGCGCGCCGCGCTCTTCGCGATCGGCCTGGACAGCGCCCTCGCGCGCGAGGGGCGGGCGCGCGCCGAGGCCCAGGGCGAGGCGGTCCGGCGGTCGATGGCCCAGGAGCTCCGACGCACGAGTCACCTGGAGGGGGCGCTCCGGGAGAGAGAGCAGCGCTTTCGGGCGATCTTCGACGAGGCCCTCCAGTTCATCGGCCTGCTCTCGCCGGAGGGCATCGTCCTCGAGAACAACCGCACCGCTCTCGAGTTCTGCAGGGCCACGGAGGCAGAGACGATAGGCCGTCCGTTCTGGGAGCTGACGGGGTGGAGCCCCGAGCACAGGGAGCGCGTCCGCGCTGCCGTCGCCGAGGCCGCGGCGGGCCGGCTCGTGCGGGACGAGATCGAGGCGATCGACGCGAGCGGGCGGCGCTGCATCGACTTCTCCATCAAGCCCATCACCGACGACCGTGGCAGGGTCGTGATGCTCATCCCCGAGGGGCGCGACATCACCGAGCGCAAGCAGATCGAGCAGGCGCTCCGCGAGAGCGAGGAGCGCTTCCGGCTCACCTTCGAGAACGCGCCCATCGGCATGGCCATCGTCGGGCTCGATGGGGGGTTCCTCCTCGTCAACCACGTCTACTGCGAGATCGTGGGCTATGGGGCCGACGAGCTCTCGAAGCACCGCTTCCAGGACATCACCCACCCCGACGACGTGGACACCGACGTGGGCCTGGTCGAGCGGCTGCGCCGCGGTGAGATCCCGCGCTATCAGCTCGCCAAGCGGTATATCCACAAGAACGGCACGATCATCCACGTCGTCCTGCACACCTCCGTGGTGCGCGACCAGAAGGGCGAGCCGGTTCACTACATCGCGCAGGTGGAGGACGTGACGGCCCGCAAGCAGGCCGAGGAAGAGCGGGAGCGCCTGCTCGCGCAGCTGGACGCCGAGCGGAGGACGCTTCAAACGGTCTTCGACAGCGCGCCCATTCCGCTCCTGCTCATCGATCGAAGCGGCGCAGAGCGCCTGCTCGCCAACCCGCACGGGCGAGATCTCACCGGGGGCGCGGAGGATCGGGCGCAGTGCGTCGGTCGCGTGCGGCGCCCGGACGGCGCCGCCCTCGAGCTGGACGAGCTGCCGTCGAGCCGGGCGATGCGCGGCGAGACGATCCCCGGCGAAGAGCTCCTCGTCGCCAGGTCGGACGGCTCGGTCGGGACCTTCCTTATCGCCGCCGCGCCGCTCCGCGACAGCGCGGGGAAGATCGTGGGCGCCATCGTCGCTGGCGAGGACATCAGCGCGTTGAAGGAGCTCTCGCGCATGCGCGAGGAGTGGACGAGCATCATCGCTCATGATCTGCGTCAGCCGATCACCACGATCGTCCTCAAGGCCTCTCTGCTCGCGGCGGAGCCGCAGTGCAGCGACAGGGCGCGGCACATCCTGGCCAGCGCGATGCAGCTCAACCGGATGATCGACGATCTGCTCGACGTCTCCCGCCTCGAGTCGCATCGGCTGGATCTCAGGCGCGTCGAGGTCGATCTGCCAGCGCTCATCCGGGCGACGGTGGAGCGGACGGCCGACGCGACGAGGGGACATCGGGTCGACGTCGAGGTGCTGGACGGGGGGCCGCCGCTTTGGGCCGATCCCGGGCGCCTGGAGCAGGTGCTCACCAACTTGCTGTCCAACGCGGCCAAGTACGGCGCGCCCGGGACGCCGATCAGGATCGCGGTGGAGCGGCGGAGCGGCGAGGTGTTCGTGGCGGTCGAGAACGAGGGGAAGGGTATCGCTCCGGACGAGCTGCCGAGGCTCTTCACCCGCTATTACCGGACGCGCGAGGCGAAGGCGGGAGGCGCCGCCGGGCTGGGCATCGGGCTCTACATCGTGCGAGGGCTCGTCGAGGCCCACGGGGGGCGGATCTGGGCGGAGAGCGCGCCCGGGAAGACGACTTTCCAGTTCACGCTGCCCTGTCCCGGCTAG
- a CDS encoding SGNH/GDSL hydrolase family protein has protein sequence MGHKQRHHGVTSARRDARRSSLDLPGPKRRPSPRGPLIAAATALMTAAPGRPALAADKAPEGRWVSAWHSSPTPGGTFNSQDCPSDVGLADQTVRNIVRVSAGGSSVRVRISNAGGSEPLKVGSASVALSAGGAATVAGTSQPLRFGGQTSILIAAGGEAVSDPVALKVQPLQTLAVNVHLPVKTGPITQHYFAAQDNFLASGNQTGNGADKQFTRKISCWMAVSGVDVKASPDVVGTLITLGDSITDGYLSTKNDNHRYPDYLAQRLASRKGPTLAVVNAGIIGNELLTVRPQLQFGYPVPARLARDALTQPGARAIILLAGINDIGDRSAKAADLIPTIQQIIQSARAAGLKIYGGTLVPFAGSTGTYKGDYGTAKGEQERQKLNAWIRTSGAFDGVIDFDKALRDPAEPSRLLPAYDADKLHPNDAGYQAMANAVDLDAIINGVVKATSP, from the coding sequence ATGGGACATAAACAGAGACACCACGGAGTCACCTCGGCGCGCCGCGACGCTCGCCGCTCCTCGCTCGATCTGCCCGGACCGAAGCGCCGCCCCTCGCCGCGAGGTCCCCTCATCGCCGCGGCGACCGCGCTGATGACCGCCGCGCCGGGGCGCCCCGCGCTGGCCGCGGACAAGGCGCCAGAGGGGCGATGGGTCTCCGCCTGGCACAGCAGCCCGACGCCCGGCGGCACGTTCAACTCGCAGGATTGTCCCTCGGATGTCGGCCTCGCCGACCAGACGGTCCGGAACATCGTCCGCGTGAGCGCCGGCGGGAGCTCCGTGCGCGTGCGCATCTCCAACGCGGGCGGCAGCGAGCCGCTCAAGGTGGGCTCTGCGTCGGTCGCGCTCTCGGCGGGCGGCGCGGCCACGGTCGCGGGGACCTCACAACCGCTGCGCTTCGGAGGCCAGACATCGATCCTCATCGCCGCGGGCGGCGAGGCGGTGAGCGACCCCGTGGCGCTGAAGGTCCAGCCGCTGCAGACGCTGGCGGTGAACGTCCACCTTCCGGTCAAGACAGGGCCGATCACGCAACATTACTTTGCGGCACAGGACAACTTCCTCGCTTCGGGCAACCAGACAGGGAACGGCGCCGACAAGCAGTTCACGCGGAAGATCTCGTGCTGGATGGCCGTATCGGGCGTCGACGTCAAGGCCTCGCCGGACGTCGTCGGCACGCTGATCACGCTCGGCGATTCGATCACGGATGGATATCTGTCGACCAAGAACGACAACCATCGCTACCCCGATTACCTCGCGCAGCGCCTCGCCAGCCGGAAGGGGCCGACCCTCGCCGTGGTGAACGCCGGGATCATCGGGAACGAGCTGCTCACCGTCCGTCCCCAGCTCCAGTTCGGGTACCCCGTCCCTGCCCGCCTCGCGCGCGACGCGCTGACCCAGCCCGGAGCGCGCGCGATCATCCTGCTGGCAGGCATCAACGACATCGGCGATCGCTCCGCCAAGGCCGCGGATCTGATCCCGACGATCCAGCAGATCATCCAGTCTGCCCGCGCCGCCGGGCTCAAGATCTACGGCGGCACCCTGGTGCCGTTCGCCGGCTCGACCGGCACCTACAAGGGCGATTATGGAACCGCCAAGGGCGAGCAGGAGCGGCAGAAGCTGAACGCCTGGATCCGCACGAGCGGCGCCTTCGACGGGGTGATCGACTTCGACAAGGCCCTGCGCGACCCGGCCGAGCCGAGCCGCCTGCTCCCGGCCTACGACGCTGACAAGCTGCACCCGAACGACGCCGGGTACCAGGCGATGGCGAACGCCGTCGACCTGGACGCGATCATCAACGGCGTCGTCAAAGCGACCTCTCCGTAA